The Chryseobacterium aureum genome contains a region encoding:
- a CDS encoding PspA/IM30 family protein: protein MNIFKRLLTIGKAEIHSVIESFEDPINLTEEGIREMKEQLAKSIEALAQLKALAIRKKNEAETEEQTAKDYYNKAIVIVQKAEKGEVETAEADRLAKEALKRQTSALENAKSFHKEHEKQYDECEKMQANINHLKSGIAKWENELKTLKARVQVSEATKDINQKMTQMDTGSTVSMLEKLKDRVVQQEALAEAYADISKSGKSIDEEIDALVNTNDSEAEEALNRLKETLKKG, encoded by the coding sequence ATGAACATTTTCAAAAGATTATTAACGATAGGAAAAGCAGAGATCCATTCTGTGATTGAAAGCTTTGAAGACCCCATCAATTTAACGGAAGAGGGGATCCGAGAAATGAAAGAACAGCTGGCAAAAAGCATAGAAGCACTTGCACAGTTAAAAGCACTTGCCATCCGGAAAAAGAATGAAGCAGAAACAGAGGAGCAAACAGCCAAAGATTATTATAATAAAGCCATTGTCATCGTTCAGAAAGCTGAAAAAGGAGAAGTGGAAACGGCAGAAGCAGACCGCCTTGCCAAAGAAGCCCTGAAAAGACAGACTTCAGCCCTGGAAAATGCGAAATCTTTTCATAAAGAACATGAAAAACAATATGATGAATGCGAAAAGATGCAGGCCAATATCAATCATCTGAAATCAGGCATTGCCAAGTGGGAAAATGAACTCAAAACACTTAAAGCAAGGGTTCAGGTAAGCGAAGCCACCAAAGATATCAATCAGAAGATGACCCAGATGGATACCGGAAGCACGGTAAGCATGCTTGAAAAGCTGAAGGATCGGGTCGTGCAGCAGGAAGCCCTTGCTGAAGCTTACGCTGATATTTCAAAATCAGGAAAAAGCATTGATGAAGAAATAGACGCCCTGGTCAATACTAATGATTCAGAAGCTGAAGAAGCTTTAAACAGATTAAAAGAAACACTAAAAAAAGGCTGA
- a CDS encoding response regulator transcription factor: MEEIGKFFSNKNSISAISESENNQTSDYLEVIKAFARITYMSLYVIDYQKQNFEYVSDNPLFLCDHTPKEVETMGYAFYFRHVKKEDLDLLFKINEVGFEFYENLPVNERKLYTISYDFHLVNESKNTILINHKLTPLFLSSEGKMWKAMCIVSLSHNHASGNISIVKQGTDEIWNYDLKDNRWIKEEKVKLSEREAEILRLYAQGLTINEIADKIYVTGDTVKFHRRKLFDKMGVSNITEALSYATNYKLI, from the coding sequence ATGGAAGAGATTGGAAAATTCTTTTCAAATAAAAACAGCATCAGCGCGATCTCAGAGTCAGAGAATAACCAGACTTCTGACTACCTTGAAGTCATTAAAGCATTTGCGAGAATCACCTACATGAGTCTGTATGTCATAGACTATCAGAAACAAAACTTCGAGTATGTATCAGATAACCCGTTATTTCTTTGTGATCACACTCCTAAAGAAGTAGAAACAATGGGATATGCCTTCTATTTCCGGCATGTGAAAAAAGAAGACCTGGACCTGTTGTTTAAAATCAATGAAGTAGGGTTTGAATTTTATGAAAATCTGCCGGTGAATGAAAGAAAGCTATACACCATTTCCTACGATTTTCATTTGGTGAATGAAAGTAAAAATACCATCCTTATCAACCACAAGCTTACCCCACTTTTCTTATCTTCAGAAGGTAAAATGTGGAAAGCCATGTGTATTGTATCATTATCCCACAATCACGCCTCCGGAAATATCTCCATTGTAAAGCAGGGAACAGATGAAATCTGGAATTATGATCTAAAAGATAACAGGTGGATAAAGGAAGAGAAAGTAAAGCTCTCGGAAAGAGAAGCCGAAATTTTACGGTTATATGCCCAGGGACTTACCATTAATGAAATTGCCGATAAGATCTATGTAACAGGAGATACCGTGAAGTTTCACAGAAGGAAATTGTTCGACAAAATGGGGGTTAGCAATATTACGGAAGCGCTATCCTACGCCACCAATTACAAACTGATCTAA
- a CDS encoding flotillin family protein, protein MNLPLIAGIIVAVVATVGLIFWILSMYKKTVQGIVILRTGYGGTKVFFNAGIVIPIIHRMESMDISVKKLEISREGRAGLICKDNMRADIQVAFFIRVNKSVDDIVNVGQTIGCQRASDAQTLRELFEAKFSEALKTVGKKFDFTELYEARSEFRQEILDIIGTDLNGYVLDDCAIDYLEQTSIDKLDKDNILDSEGIKKITELTATQNIKANQVRRDEEKTITKQNVEAREAILELEKQLAEKEESQKREVANIKARENAEILKVEEEERLRYETVRIATEEKLQIAEENKLRQVVIAAKNKERADLVETERVLKDKALEATERERIVSLAQIEKEKAIELEKKSIQDAIRERLTMEKTVVEEQQGIKDLEAFKTAERNKQVEITVATQEAEKKLIEETRAAESRRLAAEKDAQKYVIEAQAKRDAAEKEAEARKIIADAKAKEEATVGLSEAQVMHAKADAAERQGIVEAVVIEKKADASKKEGIAQAEVIKEKALAEAAGITEKAEAMKKLNEAGKEHEEFRLQLAKEKDVELAQIAIQKDIAEAQSMVLAEAFKSAKIDIVGGDNTFFDNVIRQVSAGKGLDKFISHSENAQIVKENLLGDGENIIGKVMGMVDKYKISSDDIKNMSIASLIFKLNSVASQQEKGILERALDMAKHLGVEHKPVNNNHI, encoded by the coding sequence ATGAACTTACCTTTAATTGCTGGAATTATTGTTGCCGTTGTAGCAACAGTCGGATTGATTTTCTGGATTTTATCAATGTATAAAAAAACCGTTCAGGGAATCGTTATTTTAAGAACTGGTTATGGAGGTACAAAAGTCTTCTTTAATGCCGGTATTGTCATTCCCATTATCCACCGTATGGAATCTATGGACATCTCCGTAAAAAAACTGGAGATTTCAAGAGAGGGAAGAGCAGGCTTGATCTGTAAAGACAATATGAGAGCAGATATTCAGGTGGCATTTTTTATCCGGGTCAATAAATCAGTAGATGATATTGTGAATGTGGGACAAACCATTGGCTGTCAGCGTGCTTCAGATGCGCAGACATTAAGAGAGCTGTTTGAAGCGAAATTTTCAGAGGCCCTTAAAACGGTTGGAAAGAAATTTGATTTTACAGAATTGTACGAAGCGAGAAGCGAATTCCGTCAGGAAATCCTTGATATCATCGGAACAGACCTTAACGGATATGTATTGGATGATTGCGCCATAGATTACCTTGAGCAGACTTCCATTGATAAATTAGATAAAGATAATATCCTTGATTCTGAGGGAATTAAAAAGATCACTGAACTGACAGCCACTCAGAATATTAAAGCCAACCAGGTTCGCCGTGATGAAGAAAAAACCATTACAAAACAGAACGTAGAAGCCCGTGAAGCAATTCTTGAGCTCGAAAAACAACTTGCTGAAAAAGAAGAATCTCAAAAAAGAGAAGTTGCCAATATCAAAGCCCGTGAAAATGCCGAAATTCTGAAAGTTGAAGAAGAAGAGCGCCTTAGATATGAAACCGTACGGATTGCTACAGAAGAAAAACTGCAGATAGCCGAAGAAAATAAACTTCGCCAGGTGGTTATTGCTGCTAAAAATAAAGAACGTGCAGATCTCGTAGAAACGGAAAGAGTCCTAAAAGACAAAGCGCTGGAAGCCACGGAAAGAGAAAGAATAGTTTCGCTTGCCCAAATTGAAAAAGAAAAAGCCATAGAACTTGAAAAGAAAAGCATTCAGGATGCGATCCGCGAGCGTCTTACCATGGAGAAGACTGTGGTGGAAGAGCAGCAGGGAATCAAAGATCTGGAAGCCTTCAAAACAGCAGAAAGAAACAAGCAGGTAGAAATTACCGTTGCCACTCAGGAAGCAGAGAAAAAACTGATTGAAGAAACAAGAGCCGCAGAATCCCGCAGATTGGCTGCCGAGAAAGACGCCCAGAAATACGTAATTGAAGCACAGGCGAAAAGAGATGCCGCCGAAAAAGAAGCAGAGGCCCGAAAGATCATCGCAGATGCAAAAGCAAAAGAAGAAGCTACAGTAGGTTTATCTGAAGCGCAGGTAATGCATGCAAAAGCCGATGCTGCAGAAAGACAGGGAATTGTAGAAGCTGTAGTGATTGAGAAAAAAGCAGATGCTTCCAAGAAAGAAGGAATTGCGCAGGCAGAAGTGATCAAAGAAAAAGCACTGGCAGAAGCCGCAGGAATCACCGAGAAAGCAGAAGCCATGAAGAAACTGAACGAAGCCGGAAAAGAACACGAAGAATTCCGTCTTCAGCTTGCCAAAGAAAAAGATGTGGAGCTCGCTCAGATCGCGATTCAGAAAGATATTGCAGAAGCGCAGTCCATGGTGCTGGCAGAAGCCTTCAAATCTGCAAAAATTGATATCGTAGGAGGAGACAATACTTTCTTCGATAATGTTATCAGACAGGTTTCCGCAGGAAAAGGACTGGATAAGTTCATCAGTCACAGCGAAAACGCACAGATTGTAAAAGAAAATCTTCTGGGTGACGGAGAAAACATCATCGGGAAAGTGATGGGAATGGTAGATAAATACAAAATTTCCTCAGATGACATCAAAAATATGAGCATAGCTTCCCTGATCTTTAAGCTGAACAGCGTGGCCAGCCAACAGGAAAAAGGAATTCTGGAAAGAGCACTGGATATGGCCAAACATCTGGGAGTGGAGCACAAACCGGTAAACAATAACCATATTTAA
- a CDS encoding DNA repair ATPase, with amino-acid sequence MSEQLNSGTYEIIQNRLNEQKNDLVKRLQQLNESRKNIFGGVDFSLVANERISTDHSCIAKDIYSLGDHLIFGSNAHLGLQTEIHISDVFSIYKINNNRFEPQDHTLINDEVFIDEFKNLYKYYRNTFFARFTFTENYLYMVFQLSESTTDIKAFKWLIKEGQLIYVDSRSASETSYPQQHGFVWTKATRDMQRSGKHPHISLADKVFVESIGGDITIKVEDNTDTGKGIYSEDVIHKDQNLDDAEIHFCDLDNLVLFKIKPYQETERYFIYNHKEKTVSRADALKYSGLLLPENQGVLFSNGYALQTGGLKVISQDQNRLYYLKTIIEPNGENFLYVFYDDKTNNYQLISYNIITQTIETPIRCSGFTFLNDGKLIYLRESVETTKNHLAQIWQTPFSKELLPNTEKADSLIYKIGNKDIVRVMAESQELITLLNKKDSYSGLYNDIVKLSTFILDTYYFLGEDEVQKLDVPLKEIRAIAHSAINEYEKVVEQRKNTEEALEKIKQACEKILDDTKRLHYSQLTEYIDALSQIRTLRGEVTGARELKYADTALLDILEKSLAERYTELSNACVEFLLQEGALLPYEERAQQISADIIELQKAIDAKIIEENINTLSGQLELLVDIVNNLKIEDTSQSTQIIENISVIFARLNQERLELSKRKREISGKELASDFQAQITLFDQSVINFLELSQTPEKCDEYLTKLSIQLEEMETKFIDFDEFTEQIGSKREEVYGHFQNKRVQLTETRNKRTQNLFEAAQRILKSVQTKAESFDSENEINGYFAADLMVEKVRDLSRQLAEWEDSAKSEEIQTLLKTQQQEAVRKLKDKKEIYADGQSIIALGDYKFAVNQQKLDLTLVLRNAQYYYHLTGTSFYEPLNFTADEFRDVWNQEFISENNNVKRFEYLAWNVFSAHQEIMSEAENGKAVQDFTSEHFGEGLVKGIHDKDAEKIVLKLQQINNELGLMRFTAMERTLARLFWFFLENERKAYYTQQFEAAAIITRSFTVKQEFEYLSKQLSEEMKSFASAHGIFKETDCINAAIYLKKEDKENFLISEKAATLYELFMKALKEKGKDLEFIAQLQAMYQYPSACYYIAESALQAMDPEADENIVQEAAGFLITQKFDPKNIRHIACEVTLKELKSLEKDTEYHLNYFEFVSRLNYFNTVTVPKYKRLQELKYSWVDEKKKALKLDTFKPQIFSSFVRNKLINDVYFPLIGANLAKQLGTAGADKRTDRMSMLLLVSPPGYGKTTLMEYMAERMGLVFMKINGPSLGYDIVSTDPSEAKNAGARQELEKLNLALEMGDNVMLYLDDIQHCNPEFLQKFISLADGQRKIEGIYNGESKTYDLRSKRFCLVMAGNPYTESGEKFKIPDMLANRSDTYNLGEISGSKKELFDLSLIENALMSNEYLTRLTNPGMENLYELYDCVLTDNPADNLKGNFSSNEISDFRAVLKNTITVRNMVLKVNKEYIASAAMSDDYRNEPPFKLQGSYRNMNKLIAQIQPILKDSEVTQIVLDHYQNESQTLTTGAEANMLKLKELIGILSEEETERWNEIKKTFIKNKTLKGLGENDRMSQIVALLAQFGDGLEGIREVLKKAEQ; translated from the coding sequence ATGTCAGAACAACTTAATTCCGGAACTTACGAAATTATTCAGAACCGTTTAAATGAGCAGAAGAATGATCTCGTTAAGAGACTTCAGCAGCTTAATGAAAGCCGTAAAAATATCTTTGGCGGAGTAGATTTTTCGCTTGTAGCCAATGAGAGAATTTCTACGGATCACAGCTGTATTGCCAAAGATATCTATTCACTGGGCGATCATCTGATATTCGGATCCAATGCTCATCTGGGACTTCAGACGGAAATCCATATTTCGGATGTTTTTTCCATATATAAAATTAATAATAACCGTTTTGAACCCCAGGATCATACCCTGATCAATGATGAAGTTTTCATTGATGAGTTCAAAAACCTTTACAAATATTACAGAAATACCTTCTTTGCCCGATTTACGTTCACAGAAAACTATCTTTATATGGTTTTCCAGCTGTCCGAAAGCACTACAGATATCAAAGCTTTTAAATGGCTGATTAAAGAAGGCCAGCTGATCTATGTAGATTCAAGAAGTGCTTCAGAGACGTCATACCCTCAGCAGCATGGTTTTGTATGGACAAAGGCAACCAGAGATATGCAGAGATCGGGAAAACATCCTCATATTTCTTTAGCTGACAAAGTTTTTGTAGAAAGCATTGGCGGTGATATCACCATCAAGGTAGAAGACAATACAGATACGGGAAAAGGAATTTATTCTGAAGATGTGATTCATAAAGACCAGAATCTGGATGATGCAGAGATTCATTTCTGTGATCTCGATAATCTGGTTTTGTTTAAAATAAAGCCGTATCAGGAAACAGAACGCTATTTCATTTATAATCACAAAGAAAAAACCGTTTCAAGAGCAGATGCGCTTAAATATTCGGGACTTCTGCTTCCGGAAAATCAGGGGGTATTATTTTCAAACGGATATGCTCTTCAGACAGGTGGTCTAAAGGTAATCTCACAGGATCAGAACAGGCTTTACTATCTGAAAACCATTATAGAGCCCAATGGTGAGAATTTTTTATATGTTTTTTATGATGATAAAACCAATAATTATCAGCTGATCTCCTATAATATTATTACGCAGACCATAGAAACACCCATCCGGTGCAGTGGCTTCACATTTCTTAATGATGGAAAGCTGATTTATCTTCGCGAAAGTGTGGAAACCACGAAAAATCACCTTGCCCAGATCTGGCAGACTCCCTTTTCTAAAGAATTGCTGCCCAATACTGAAAAGGCAGACAGCTTAATTTATAAAATCGGAAACAAGGATATCGTAAGAGTCATGGCAGAAAGCCAGGAACTCATCACCCTTCTGAACAAAAAAGACTCCTACAGCGGTCTTTATAATGATATTGTAAAGCTTTCCACATTTATTCTGGACACCTACTACTTCCTTGGTGAAGATGAAGTTCAGAAGCTGGATGTTCCATTGAAAGAGATCAGAGCTATTGCCCATTCTGCGATCAATGAATACGAAAAAGTAGTAGAACAGAGAAAAAATACAGAGGAAGCATTAGAAAAAATAAAACAGGCCTGTGAGAAAATTCTGGATGATACCAAAAGACTCCACTATTCCCAGCTTACAGAATATATTGATGCCCTTTCTCAGATCAGGACATTAAGAGGAGAAGTTACAGGAGCAAGGGAACTTAAATATGCAGATACAGCTTTGCTGGATATACTGGAAAAATCCCTCGCGGAACGGTATACAGAACTGTCAAATGCCTGTGTGGAATTTCTGCTTCAGGAAGGAGCATTACTGCCGTACGAAGAAAGAGCACAGCAGATATCAGCAGATATTATTGAGCTGCAGAAAGCTATAGATGCCAAAATCATTGAAGAAAATATCAATACCCTTTCCGGCCAGCTGGAATTATTGGTGGATATCGTCAACAATCTTAAAATAGAAGATACTTCCCAGTCTACCCAGATCATTGAAAATATCTCAGTGATTTTTGCAAGACTGAATCAGGAAAGACTTGAGCTCAGCAAAAGAAAAAGAGAAATTTCAGGAAAAGAGCTTGCTTCGGATTTTCAGGCCCAGATTACGTTGTTTGACCAGTCTGTGATCAACTTTCTCGAACTTTCGCAAACTCCGGAAAAATGTGACGAATATCTGACCAAACTTTCCATCCAGTTGGAAGAAATGGAAACAAAATTTATTGATTTCGATGAATTTACAGAACAGATTGGAAGTAAGAGAGAAGAAGTTTACGGACATTTCCAGAACAAAAGAGTACAACTTACCGAAACCCGAAATAAAAGAACCCAGAATCTCTTTGAAGCAGCACAGAGAATCCTGAAATCCGTACAGACCAAAGCAGAATCATTTGATTCAGAAAATGAGATCAATGGCTATTTTGCAGCAGATCTTATGGTGGAGAAAGTAAGGGATCTTTCCAGGCAGTTGGCAGAATGGGAAGATTCAGCAAAGTCAGAAGAGATTCAGACTCTGTTAAAGACTCAGCAGCAGGAAGCAGTAAGAAAACTGAAAGACAAAAAAGAGATCTATGCAGACGGGCAGAGCATTATAGCATTAGGAGACTATAAATTTGCAGTCAATCAGCAGAAACTGGATCTCACGCTGGTGCTGAGAAATGCACAATACTATTACCACCTTACCGGAACAAGCTTTTATGAGCCCCTGAATTTCACCGCCGATGAATTCAGAGATGTATGGAACCAGGAATTTATTTCAGAAAATAACAACGTAAAAAGGTTTGAATATCTTGCCTGGAATGTGTTTTCCGCCCATCAGGAAATAATGTCGGAAGCGGAGAACGGAAAGGCAGTACAGGATTTTACTTCAGAGCATTTTGGAGAAGGACTGGTTAAAGGAATCCATGATAAAGATGCCGAAAAGATTGTTCTCAAACTGCAGCAGATAAACAATGAACTGGGACTGATGAGGTTTACAGCAATGGAAAGAACCCTTGCCCGGCTGTTCTGGTTTTTCCTCGAAAATGAAAGAAAAGCATATTACACCCAACAGTTTGAAGCGGCAGCCATTATTACCCGTTCTTTCACGGTAAAACAGGAATTTGAATACCTGAGCAAACAACTTTCAGAAGAAATGAAATCATTTGCATCAGCCCATGGGATCTTTAAAGAAACGGATTGTATCAATGCAGCCATCTACCTGAAAAAAGAGGATAAAGAAAACTTCCTGATCTCGGAAAAAGCCGCCACTCTGTACGAACTTTTCATGAAAGCACTCAAAGAAAAAGGCAAAGATCTGGAGTTTATTGCGCAGTTACAGGCTATGTATCAATATCCTTCAGCGTGTTATTATATTGCTGAAAGCGCATTACAGGCAATGGATCCTGAAGCTGATGAAAATATCGTACAGGAAGCAGCAGGATTTTTGATCACCCAGAAGTTTGATCCGAAAAATATCAGGCACATTGCTTGTGAAGTAACGCTGAAAGAGCTGAAGTCTCTGGAAAAAGATACAGAATATCATCTTAACTACTTTGAATTTGTATCCCGTCTGAACTATTTTAATACTGTTACCGTTCCGAAATACAAACGCTTGCAGGAATTGAAATACAGTTGGGTAGATGAAAAGAAAAAAGCATTAAAACTGGATACCTTCAAACCTCAGATATTCAGCTCTTTTGTACGAAATAAACTGATTAATGATGTTTATTTCCCTCTCATCGGGGCAAACCTTGCCAAGCAGTTGGGAACGGCGGGAGCTGACAAAAGAACAGACAGGATGAGTATGCTTCTTCTCGTTTCTCCTCCCGGATATGGAAAAACGACCCTGATGGAGTATATGGCTGAAAGGATGGGGTTGGTATTTATGAAGATCAATGGGCCTTCTTTAGGGTATGATATTGTATCAACAGATCCTTCCGAAGCCAAAAATGCAGGAGCAAGACAGGAACTTGAAAAACTGAATCTCGCCCTGGAAATGGGAGATAATGTCATGCTTTACCTTGATGATATCCAGCATTGTAATCCAGAGTTTTTACAGAAATTCATTTCCCTGGCAGACGGCCAGAGAAAGATTGAAGGAATCTACAATGGAGAAAGTAAAACCTATGACCTCAGATCCAAAAGATTCTGCCTTGTCATGGCAGGAAACCCCTATACGGAAAGTGGAGAGAAGTTTAAAATTCCGGACATGCTGGCCAACCGTTCAGATACGTACAACCTTGGAGAAATTTCCGGATCAAAAAAAGAACTTTTTGACCTGAGTCTTATTGAAAATGCTTTAATGTCTAATGAATATCTGACCAGATTAACAAATCCAGGAATGGAAAACCTGTATGAACTTTATGATTGTGTACTTACAGATAATCCTGCCGACAACCTGAAAGGAAATTTTAGCTCCAATGAAATATCAGATTTCAGAGCGGTACTGAAAAATACCATCACAGTGAGAAATATGGTGCTAAAAGTAAACAAAGAATATATTGCCTCAGCAGCCATGTCAGACGATTACAGAAATGAACCGCCATTCAAGCTGCAGGGATCTTACCGTAACATGAATAAACTGATTGCCCAGATACAGCCGATTCTGAAAGACAGTGAGGTTACTCAGATTGTTCTGGATCACTATCAGAATGAATCTCAGACGCTGACAACGGGAGCAGAAGCCAATATGCTGAAACTGAAAGAACTGATAGGTATTCTATCAGAAGAAGAAACAGAACGATGGAATGAAATCAAGAAAACCTTTATTAAAAATAAAACGTTAAAAGGACTGGGTGAAAATGATAGAATGTCACAGATTGTAGCACTCTTGGCACAATTTGGAGATGGGTTGGAAGGCATCAGGGAAGTCCTTAAAAAAGCAGAACAATAA
- a CDS encoding type III secretion system chaperone family protein, with product MRNQIFRTVKEWLLDYEFNITLEDEAQRILIIEKESNGIKNMILIISDSILIMEQFLFEIKNPSEKIFLRLLQKNRDIVHGAFVLDGTGRRVIFRDTLPTDNMAQNEVMASINSLGILVGEFTTEMLEMSK from the coding sequence ATGAGAAATCAAATATTCAGAACGGTCAAAGAGTGGTTGTTAGATTATGAGTTTAACATCACGCTGGAGGATGAAGCTCAGAGAATCTTAATCATTGAAAAAGAATCCAACGGGATAAAAAACATGATCCTTATTATATCAGATTCTATTCTGATCATGGAACAGTTCCTTTTTGAAATCAAAAACCCATCCGAAAAAATATTCCTGAGACTGCTTCAGAAAAACAGAGACATCGTTCACGGAGCATTTGTACTGGACGGAACCGGAAGACGGGTGATTTTCAGAGATACTCTTCCAACGGATAATATGGCACAAAATGAAGTGATGGCTTCCATCAATTCTTTAGGGATCCTTGTGGGGGAATTTACAACAGAAATGCTAGAAATGAGTAAGTAA
- a CDS encoding ThiF family adenylyltransferase has product METKYSRNRLYVQQEEQQTIKDFSILLAGSGIGSNIAECALRFGFENITIVDGDTIEQSNLNRQNYTHQDISSYKAETLYHRLKSINPDANIRYRSEFITPDNVHEIIGDHDVAINALDFSSNIPVVFDKICQERGIHVLHPYNLGWGGLVAVLEPGGLPLDILSDDNFNELKMVEYIAGYLRFWRTPNEWLENIIDDYKKEKENLPPPQLAIASWIVAGMCTHVMFKIATGKPYKTFPQFYMNAISE; this is encoded by the coding sequence ATGGAAACAAAATATTCTCGAAACAGGTTATACGTACAGCAGGAAGAGCAGCAGACAATAAAGGATTTTTCCATTTTGCTTGCAGGCAGTGGAATCGGTAGTAATATCGCTGAATGTGCCCTTCGTTTTGGCTTTGAAAATATTACCATTGTGGATGGTGACACTATTGAACAGTCTAATCTGAACAGACAAAACTATACCCATCAGGATATTTCTTCCTACAAAGCTGAAACCTTATACCACCGGCTTAAAAGCATTAATCCGGATGCTAATATCCGCTACCGGAGTGAATTTATCACCCCTGATAATGTTCACGAAATAATCGGCGATCATGATGTTGCCATTAACGCATTGGACTTTTCAAGCAACATTCCTGTTGTTTTTGATAAAATATGCCAGGAAAGAGGAATACATGTGCTGCATCCTTATAATCTTGGCTGGGGAGGCTTGGTAGCTGTTCTGGAACCTGGCGGACTTCCTTTGGACATTCTTTCTGATGATAATTTTAATGAACTCAAAATGGTAGAGTACATCGCGGGCTATCTGCGGTTTTGGAGAACTCCCAATGAGTGGCTGGAAAATATCATCGATGACTATAAGAAGGAAAAAGAAAATCTTCCTCCCCCTCAATTAGCAATCGCTTCCTGGATTGTTGCCGGGATGTGTACCCACGTCATGTTCAAAATAGCCACAGGAAAACCATACAAAACTTTCCCCCAGTTCTATATGAATGCTATTTCCGAATAG
- a CDS encoding helix-turn-helix domain-containing protein, whose amino-acid sequence MSFFGTNIKKIRQVKGLSQKAFADLFDLNRGVISSYEEGRAEPKIETILKVANHFNLTIDKLLTEIIQVNQLVSVSDIDQLMLFPELAVQNSKETKVKTEDDNPNSLILQKILASVDLVYEFTAEKELLLHYHYGDILFLNKTDLKKDAFSGLLLYKDGNLHYASDITIKNAEDQQYYKIVGYVSTADQNIFSTIFERLERIENKVKN is encoded by the coding sequence ATGAGCTTCTTTGGAACTAATATTAAGAAAATAAGACAGGTGAAAGGACTGAGCCAGAAGGCTTTTGCTGATTTATTTGATTTAAACAGAGGAGTTATTAGCTCTTATGAAGAGGGCCGTGCAGAACCTAAGATTGAAACGATATTAAAGGTTGCCAATCATTTTAACCTTACTATTGACAAATTACTGACTGAAATCATCCAGGTAAACCAGCTCGTAAGCGTTTCCGATATTGATCAGCTTATGCTTTTTCCGGAACTGGCTGTGCAAAACAGTAAGGAAACAAAGGTTAAAACGGAAGATGATAATCCAAATTCACTGATATTGCAAAAAATATTAGCATCCGTTGATCTGGTTTATGAATTTACGGCTGAAAAGGAATTGCTTCTTCATTACCACTACGGAGACATTTTATTTTTAAATAAGACAGACCTGAAAAAAGATGCTTTCTCAGGCCTGCTGCTCTATAAGGACGGCAACCTGCACTATGCATCAGACATCACAATTAAAAATGCTGAAGATCAACAGTATTATAAGATTGTTGGCTATGTTTCCACGGCAGATCAAAATATTTTCAGCACTATTTTTGAAAGGCTGGAAAGAATCGAAAATAAAGTCAAAAATTAA